The Dehalococcoidales bacterium DNA window TCTGCATCTTTGCCTGGTCTCCACTCATCCGTACAATGTCTCCCGTGGTTTCCGGGAGCTTACTCCTCTTCGACCCGCTTGATATCAGCGCCGGCACGGACGGTGCCGCCGTGGACTACCCGGGCAAAGACGCCTTCCCTGGGCATTATACACTTTCCGGTCTGCCGGAGAATGGCGCATCCGGTGTGGCATTCCTTACCGATTTGGGTCACCTCAAGCGTGACGCCATCACCCACTCCCAGAAAAGTACCTATCGGCAGTGTGAATAGCTCTATCCCTTCGGTGGTAAGGTTTTCAGCGAAATCACCGGGGCCTACATCCAGCCCCATATCACGCATCTTCTCAATACTTTCAGTTGCCAGAAGGCTGACCTGACGGTGCCAGGCACTGTCCGCGTGGGCGTCATTCTCGATGCCGTAGTTATCGTGCAGGATAACCTCGTCGACTACGTCCTTCCTGGTGCCTGTGGTGTCACTCCGGCAGACGGCAATCACTTTGCTCACTCTTCTCTCCCTCGAAGGCCGTGTTTATGGTCTTCTGCTGGCCAACCCTGCCCTTTATCTCATTATACCCTAATCAGTGCCTGCCTGTGGACTTCACACACCGTTACAATGCGGATTCGTGCACTACCCGGACGATTGTCCCGCCGCCAAC harbors:
- a CDS encoding MOSC domain-containing protein — protein: MSKVIAVCRSDTTGTRKDVVDEVILHDNYGIENDAHADSAWHRQVSLLATESIEKMRDMGLDVGPGDFAENLTTEGIELFTLPIGTFLGVGDGVTLEVTQIGKECHTGCAILRQTGKCIMPREGVFARVVHGGTVRAGADIKRVEEE